A window of Devosia chinhatensis genomic DNA:
CGTGCGCTGCCGGACTCGCAACCACTTCCGGGTCTACGTCAACTATTCATCCGGACCGCAGACCCTTGCCCCCGCACCCGACGAAGCCGGCTATGTGCTGGGTGGTCCAGAGATGGAAGCTGCCGGTGTCACCGTGGCGAAACTCGCCACGGCCGGTCGCGATTGACCATTGCCGGGCGAACATCGAATCGCCCGGCACCCTCATTCCAGTGCAGCCAGTGCACCCCACCACCAGCGAGGTCGTCGGGGCCGATAAGCATCTGCTCCGCAGCGCATGAGCCGGGCGGCCGCACGCGTGCGATGAGAAGATCGTGCCCTCCGCAATCCTCGGCGAAAGCCGCGGCATTGCGGACGATGGCGATGGAATAATCGGGGGTCGAAACGATGCAGCCCAGCCCGTCGCACACAGCCCCCTGATGCATAGGTGCGATCTGGGTCTGGTAATTCCGGCTCCACACATCGACGGCGAAGCTGCCTGTCTTGCCACTGGCCAGCGCCATGCCGCTACCATCGCGCACCGCCACGGCCTGCGTCGTGTCCGACACCAGCACGTCTGGGCGCGGATCGATGCCAAACAGGAATACGGCCGGCAGCAGCAATATCGGAGCAGCCAGCCTCCAGCGCGTTTCGACAAAGGCGAACCAGCCCAGCGCGGCCAAGCCACCCACCAGCGTCCAACTGGCAAGCAATGGGTTACCGGTCAGGCCCTCGCTCCAGCCGGCAACCAGCTCTGCCACGGCCAGCATTCCCTCGATGCCCCAGCCCATGATTTGGAAACAGAGGCCGTCGAGCCCGATCGGCATGACCAGCATCGCAGCGACGCCGGCCCACATGATCAATCCCACAAACGGCAGTGCCATGACATTGCCCAGCACGCTGAGAGGCGCTGTCTGCTGAAAATGGTACGCTGAGAACAATAGGGTCGCGAGGCCGGCAATGAAGCTCGTCCAGGCCGTGGCGGCGATGAGATGCCACAATCGCTCGAGACGCGTATTGGGTGGCGCAAAGCGCCTTGGCATTTCGTAAATGCCGATCAGGCCGATGACGGCGGCAAAGGATAGCTGGAAACTGGGCCGAAACACGCTGGCGGGATCGATAAGAATGATGGCGAGCGCAGCAATCGTCACGTTGCGCATCGTCAGGGCCCGTCGTCCCACCAGCACGGCGCCGAAAATGAGCGCCAGCATCAAAGTCGAGCGGAACGCCGGCACATTGTCGACGCCTCCTGCCAGCAGCAGGTAGAGAAAGGCCGTGACGATCCCCACCAGTGCGGCGATCTGTTTGTTCGGCCATCCCACAAGCCCCGGCAGCGAGGCGAGGAGCAGGCGGACGATCCAATAGATGCCGCCGGCGACGATAGAGAGGTGCAGGCCCGAAATCGAATAGACATGCGCCAGCCCCGAGGCCGCCATGATGTCTCGCGTCTCGTCGGAAATGTCGCTCTGGTCTCCCATCACCATCGACTTGCCGATAGCGGCGCTGGGCCCATCGAGCGCGAGGTCGATCCTGGCCGCGATATGGGCGCGCAGCCCCTGCACGGTGCGGGCAAAGTCGGCGTCATTGCCGTCTCCGATCCGCTCGACGCTGCCCGTGGCTGAGCCATAGGCCCCGACGCCATTGAAATAGGCGTGGAACTGCCCGTCATGCGATCCGGGCAGGATCGGGCCCGGGACGGGCGCCAGCCTCAGGGAGGCGCGCAGCCTGTCGCCCGGCCGCAATTCCGGGTCGGCCGGCAGTGAAAGTCGCGCACGACGGACGCCCGGATTGCGTGCGCCCTCTAGTGGCACAAGTGCCGAAACAATGATCCGCCGCTGGCTGTCATCGGCCGACAGCACCTCATCGACCACGGCCTCGTAGATGCCATAGGCCGGAATGCTCAGCATGCTCGTCCCGAACAGGGCGGCATGAACGGGCAGCAATACAAGCCCGGCGCCGAAGGCAATTGCCTGCACGGCAAGGCGCAGCACCACGAGGGATTTCAAGAGCAGTGCGAAGAGGGCGAGGCTGAGCGCTGCCGTCGCGCCTCCCGCCAGAAGTGGCAGAGAAGGCTCGCTGGACAGCGACGCGTAAAGCGCCAGCCCGGCAATGAGACTGAATGGCAAGAGCACGAAAAGCCGGCGATTGTCGGCTGCGTCGACCAGCGCGGACCGCAGACCGATAAGCCATTCTTGCGCGAGGTTGGACTTCTCGGCAATCGGTGGCCATTGCCGTCGATTGACCGCCCCTACCCGGCTTCTCCCCGCGTCCATCTCGGCCACGCCGCGCCCCTGCCCTTGCGCTCAAGCGGGCCTATGGTACACACGGCCCGCAATTCCTCAAATATCTTGGTTGCCATGTCTCAGGTCGTCACCCGTTTCGCTCCTTCGCCCACCGGTTATCTGCATATCGGTGGTGCCCGCACGGCGCTGTTCTCCTGGGCCTATGCCCAGAACAAGGGCGGCAAGATGCTGTTACGCATCGAGGATACCGACCGCGAGCGTTCGACCGATGCGGCCGTGACCGCGCTGATCGATGGCCTCAAGTGGCTGGGCCTGGATTGGGACGGCGAGCCGATCAGCCAGTTCGCCCGCGCCGCGCGCCACGCCGAAGTGGCGCATGAGCTGGTGCGCATGGGGCACGCCTATTATTGCTATTGTTCGCCCCAGGAACTCGACCAGATGCGCGAGGAGGCCCGCGCCGCCGGCAAGCCTCCCCGTTACAACGGCTATTGGCGCGATCGCGACGCGTCTGAAGCCCCCGAGGGCGTCAAGCCGGTCATCCGCATCAAGTCGCCCCTTAGTGGCGAAATCGTCGTGCATGACCATGTGCAGGGCGACGTGGTGTTCAAGACCGAGAACCTCGACGATTTCATCATCCTGCGATCGAACGGTACGCCGACATATATGCATGCCGTGGTTGTCGACGATCATGACATGGGCGTCACCCACATCATCCGCGGCGACGATCACCTCACCAACGCCGCCCGGCAGATCGTCATCTACAACGCCATGGGCTGGACCGTCCCCGAGATGGCCCACATCCCGCTGATCCACGGCCCGGATGGGGCCAAGCTCTCCAAGCGCCATGGAGCGCTCGGTGTCGAGGCCTATCGGCAGATGGGATATCTACCCGAGGCCGTCCGCAATTACCTCGCGCGTCTGGGCTGGAGCCACGGCGACGACGAAATTTTCTCCACCGACAAGATGGTCGAATGGTTCAGCCTCGAAGCGCTCAACAAGGGCGCGGCCCGGTTCGACTTCGTCAAGCTCGAGAACATCAACGGCCACTACATCCGCGAAGCCGATCCAACCTACCTCTATCAGGTCATGGTCGAAACCGCCGAGGAAGTCGGCCGCGACGAGGATGCCAAGGGTCTGCGCGCCAACCACGAAACGGTGCTGGCCGCCCTGCCCGAACTGCAGCCTCGCGCCAAGACGGTTCTGGAGCTGATCGACCTCGCGCAGTTCATCTATGCCATTCGTCCGATCCAGCCCGATGCGGCGGCAGCCGCGCTCCTGACCGAGGACAGCCGAAAAGTCCTCGCCGGCATTGCCGAAACGTTAGGGGGCCTTGCCGAATGGTCAGTGCCTGCAATCGATGCGGCTATGCGCCAACTGGCCGAGCAAAAGGGGCTCAAGCTCGGTAAACTCGCTCAGCCTCTGCGCGCAGCGTTGACCGGACGCACAGTATCTCCGGGCATTTTCGAGGTCATGGTGCTGATTGGTCGCGAGGAAAGCATGGCCCGACTCGGCGACCAGGTCACCGGCTGACAAGGCCTGGCACGCCCGTAATGGCTGCGTCAGGTGGATAAGTCATATTTACCTATCAGTTGCTTGCCGCAGGCAAGACCTGATACCTCTGCACGACAAATCGGCGCTTCCAAGGCGCCGGCCCTCGCGCCGTTGGAATCGCTTATGCTTTGGCGGGCGCGCAGGTGAAACGA
This region includes:
- the gltX gene encoding glutamate--tRNA ligase, producing MSQVVTRFAPSPTGYLHIGGARTALFSWAYAQNKGGKMLLRIEDTDRERSTDAAVTALIDGLKWLGLDWDGEPISQFARAARHAEVAHELVRMGHAYYCYCSPQELDQMREEARAAGKPPRYNGYWRDRDASEAPEGVKPVIRIKSPLSGEIVVHDHVQGDVVFKTENLDDFIILRSNGTPTYMHAVVVDDHDMGVTHIIRGDDHLTNAARQIVIYNAMGWTVPEMAHIPLIHGPDGAKLSKRHGALGVEAYRQMGYLPEAVRNYLARLGWSHGDDEIFSTDKMVEWFSLEALNKGAARFDFVKLENINGHYIREADPTYLYQVMVETAEEVGRDEDAKGLRANHETVLAALPELQPRAKTVLELIDLAQFIYAIRPIQPDAAAAALLTEDSRKVLAGIAETLGGLAEWSVPAIDAAMRQLAEQKGLKLGKLAQPLRAALTGRTVSPGIFEVMVLIGREESMARLGDQVTG
- a CDS encoding ComEC/Rec2 family competence protein gives rise to the protein MDAGRSRVGAVNRRQWPPIAEKSNLAQEWLIGLRSALVDAADNRRLFVLLPFSLIAGLALYASLSSEPSLPLLAGGATAALSLALFALLLKSLVVLRLAVQAIAFGAGLVLLPVHAALFGTSMLSIPAYGIYEAVVDEVLSADDSQRRIIVSALVPLEGARNPGVRRARLSLPADPELRPGDRLRASLRLAPVPGPILPGSHDGQFHAYFNGVGAYGSATGSVERIGDGNDADFARTVQGLRAHIAARIDLALDGPSAAIGKSMVMGDQSDISDETRDIMAASGLAHVYSISGLHLSIVAGGIYWIVRLLLASLPGLVGWPNKQIAALVGIVTAFLYLLLAGGVDNVPAFRSTLMLALIFGAVLVGRRALTMRNVTIAALAIILIDPASVFRPSFQLSFAAVIGLIGIYEMPRRFAPPNTRLERLWHLIAATAWTSFIAGLATLLFSAYHFQQTAPLSVLGNVMALPFVGLIMWAGVAAMLVMPIGLDGLCFQIMGWGIEGMLAVAELVAGWSEGLTGNPLLASWTLVGGLAALGWFAFVETRWRLAAPILLLPAVFLFGIDPRPDVLVSDTTQAVAVRDGSGMALASGKTGSFAVDVWSRNYQTQIAPMHQGAVCDGLGCIVSTPDYSIAIVRNAAAFAEDCGGHDLLIARVRPPGSCAAEQMLIGPDDLAGGGVHWLHWNEGAGRFDVRPAMVNRDRPWRVSPR